From Streptomyces griseorubiginosus, one genomic window encodes:
- a CDS encoding sensor histidine kinase has translation MAKAHNSQDGPAAPLWVRRPEVLHRVAYSVAALVFTGQIVAVILRGSDWPTALSVLLAGSGVALSWWKPWAGLVVTSAASFAVTAVGHDPLSVWMMAVLVLFSATLRGKQPLAATGIVAAFFLGAFMTVGGFRGGAVVGAAALFSAMAGGATGAALRIHRDHWWTLEERAESAIATREMEATRRVTEERLRIARDLHDVIGHQVAMLSLHLGAAEIGLPDDAESCRQALVSARSSARTVVVETQRILALLRLGDDAGGDEALRPTPALSGLEGLVASFESVGLDIRASIDLPAGFVEPSVGVTVYRVVQEALTNAYRHGEGTATVEVRERDGRICVTVENRVGHSPRGSDSGSGLGLVGMRERVESSSGRLMIDSHDGRFRVHAQFSPLGAVVR, from the coding sequence ATGGCCAAGGCTCACAACAGTCAGGACGGGCCCGCGGCACCGCTGTGGGTCCGCCGTCCCGAGGTGCTGCACCGAGTCGCCTATTCAGTGGCCGCGCTGGTGTTCACCGGTCAGATCGTGGCCGTGATACTGAGAGGCTCGGACTGGCCGACAGCCCTCTCCGTGCTCCTCGCCGGCAGCGGTGTCGCCCTCTCATGGTGGAAGCCGTGGGCAGGACTGGTCGTGACGAGCGCGGCGTCCTTCGCCGTCACAGCGGTGGGCCACGACCCCCTGTCGGTGTGGATGATGGCGGTGCTCGTCCTGTTCTCGGCCACCCTCAGGGGGAAGCAGCCGCTGGCCGCGACCGGCATCGTGGCGGCGTTCTTCCTGGGAGCGTTCATGACGGTGGGCGGTTTCCGTGGCGGCGCGGTCGTGGGAGCCGCCGCCCTCTTCTCAGCCATGGCTGGAGGGGCGACAGGGGCCGCGCTCCGCATCCACCGAGACCACTGGTGGACTCTGGAGGAACGGGCCGAAAGCGCCATCGCCACCCGCGAGATGGAAGCCACCCGACGAGTGACCGAAGAACGGCTGCGCATCGCCCGGGACCTCCACGACGTCATCGGCCACCAGGTCGCGATGCTGAGCCTGCATCTCGGTGCCGCGGAAATCGGACTGCCCGACGACGCCGAGTCCTGCCGGCAGGCCCTCGTATCGGCCCGGTCCAGCGCCCGCACCGTCGTCGTCGAGACGCAACGCATCCTCGCGCTCCTCCGCCTCGGGGACGACGCCGGTGGCGACGAGGCGCTCCGGCCGACCCCGGCGCTCAGCGGTCTGGAAGGACTTGTCGCCTCCTTCGAAAGCGTCGGCCTGGACATCCGGGCCTCCATCGATCTCCCCGCCGGTTTCGTCGAGCCCAGCGTCGGTGTGACGGTCTACCGGGTCGTGCAGGAAGCACTCACGAATGCCTACCGGCACGGAGAGGGGACGGCAACGGTGGAGGTGCGCGAGCGCGACGGCAGGATCTGCGTCACCGTGGAGAACCGCGTCGGTCATTCACCCCGCGGCTCCGACTCGGGCAGCGGACTCGGACTCGTGGGGATGCGCGAACGCGTCGAGTCCTCCAGCGGGCGGCTGATGATCGACAGTCACGACGGGCGATTCCGGGTCCATGCGCAGTTCAGCCCCCTGGGAGCCGTCGTCCGATGA
- the tpg gene encoding telomere-protecting terminal protein Tpg — translation MAGEIDDAIERADREAFTRQPPKTLKGQIGYLIRQLGSAKAVAREIGVTADSVNRYRRGARKHARPDIAARIEDAVRKRWQPQVRRRRQKQAATTTGITVETRARFGYTAPVGTTDDGRFRRLTVHLPPAYAQRLFDARHTGAGDQQMRQIIAEGLKEIYFQDSGSRAQGLSDVTLNDIDYLDLDY, via the coding sequence GTGGCCGGAGAGATCGACGACGCCATCGAACGCGCCGACCGGGAAGCGTTCACCCGCCAGCCGCCGAAAACCCTCAAAGGGCAGATCGGCTACCTGATCCGGCAGCTGGGCAGCGCCAAGGCCGTCGCCCGCGAGATCGGCGTCACCGCCGACTCCGTCAACCGCTACCGGCGCGGCGCCCGCAAACACGCCCGCCCCGACATCGCCGCCAGGATCGAGGACGCCGTACGCAAGCGGTGGCAGCCCCAGGTCCGCAGACGCCGGCAGAAACAGGCCGCCACCACGACCGGGATCACCGTCGAGACACGGGCCCGCTTCGGGTACACCGCACCCGTCGGGACCACCGACGACGGACGCTTCCGCCGCCTGACCGTCCACCTCCCCCCGGCGTACGCGCAGCGCCTGTTCGACGCCCGCCACACCGGGGCCGGCGACCAGCAGATGCGCCAGATCATCGCCGAAGGACTCAAAGAGATCTACTTCCAGGACAGCGGCAGCCGCGCCCAAGGCCTCTCCGACGTCACCCTCAACGACATCGACTACCTCGACCTCGACTACTGA
- a CDS encoding deoxyxylulose-5-phosphate synthase, which produces MAHAKTSYVCLSCRVSCKQPYDRTRQRLCPRCAEPMIHAGSAFAAPRQRDVAAWRALTVLFNAGVGFHKSCCGGPGYRPRTLREVRERLTHARRSGEPVAKALTRRDVP; this is translated from the coding sequence ATGGCCCATGCGAAGACCTCGTACGTCTGCCTGTCCTGCCGGGTCTCCTGCAAGCAGCCGTACGACAGAACGAGGCAGCGCCTCTGCCCGCGCTGCGCGGAGCCGATGATCCATGCCGGTTCGGCGTTCGCCGCGCCCCGGCAGCGAGACGTCGCCGCGTGGCGAGCCCTCACGGTCCTGTTCAACGCAGGTGTGGGCTTCCACAAGAGTTGCTGCGGTGGACCCGGGTACCGCCCTCGAACCCTGCGCGAGGTGCGTGAACGGTTGACGCATGCACGGCGTAGTGGCGAGCCGGTTGCGAAGGCACTCACTCGACGGGATGTTCCCTGA
- the tap gene encoding telomere-associated protein Tap gives MASEEELFASVDALLNEEPHLPPPAERARLREAAGITQARLATALKTTTQSVKNWENGRSEPKSPRLDAYQRLLNGWAAKYPAPGAAPAVSAVATAPAASAEPAASEAARADAPQPVDVSGAGPARPATRSAATSRRPASARPAADPRFPHGPLAVLDGDGCAYGLDGIVLDCPAASVVELVEWTLRASGLGAPRLHRNGKDSDPLIVLTAAAAVKLGLPERLEGHEQRRSLRLPEDHPVVQQVVKAKWRLTQRGFGPWARIYRKIQGRERQCVQLAVLSWGALDERSWPGVAEMEPADVARVLGVYAQRVITPRGSTAVSGLELMTALRPPTRAVQDPQTGNWVPGHNPGSLGTEPLDPAPPEATPEHPVVVDSGWSGGFLNEEAYQWVRDVSLLSDEECTLPYAVGLDLNTAFLAAAARLVVGLSAPDHFVGPVFNPKIPGSWLVDLSHVEVDPRLPSPFTPDGTRPTGPAWYQTHTVAYAQELGYNVTPLEGYLRRETGAYLDPWHDRLKAAYVDTLADLGVTKELTDVEFLAAMERHKDADPAMAAVLAAIKATVKGGIGKLRERPQGRKYKEGERWPALERPTWRPDIRAAVISKARINMHRKLRNMATMTGLYPLAVLSDCVVYPSPGDSPLAFLPYAASGKPQPGGFRLGPTPGLAKLEGVQSMLWAVDLMEQGYNPARHIKGGDAVLDEGE, from the coding sequence ATGGCATCTGAGGAAGAGCTGTTCGCGTCCGTCGACGCTCTGCTGAACGAGGAGCCGCACCTGCCGCCACCGGCGGAGCGTGCCCGGCTGCGGGAGGCCGCCGGAATCACCCAGGCCCGTCTCGCCACCGCGCTGAAGACCACGACCCAGTCGGTGAAGAACTGGGAGAACGGCCGCAGCGAGCCGAAGTCACCGCGCCTGGACGCCTACCAGCGGCTGCTGAACGGGTGGGCGGCGAAGTACCCCGCCCCCGGTGCAGCCCCGGCGGTCTCGGCTGTCGCGACAGCACCGGCGGCGTCTGCTGAACCGGCCGCGTCCGAGGCGGCGAGGGCAGACGCCCCGCAGCCTGTCGACGTTTCAGGTGCGGGGCCGGCGCGTCCCGCCACCCGGTCCGCCGCGACGTCGCGGCGCCCGGCCTCTGCGAGGCCTGCAGCCGATCCGCGGTTCCCGCACGGGCCGCTCGCCGTACTGGACGGTGACGGCTGCGCGTACGGCCTGGACGGCATCGTGCTCGACTGCCCCGCGGCAAGCGTGGTGGAGCTGGTGGAGTGGACGCTGCGCGCCTCCGGGCTCGGTGCGCCGCGTCTGCACCGCAACGGCAAGGACAGCGACCCGCTGATCGTGCTCACCGCGGCGGCTGCCGTGAAGCTCGGGCTTCCGGAGCGTCTGGAGGGGCATGAGCAGCGGCGCTCCCTTCGGCTGCCGGAGGATCATCCGGTGGTCCAGCAGGTGGTGAAGGCGAAGTGGCGGCTCACCCAGCGCGGGTTCGGCCCGTGGGCAAGGATCTACCGCAAAATTCAGGGGCGTGAGCGGCAGTGTGTGCAGCTCGCGGTCCTGTCGTGGGGCGCCCTCGATGAGCGGTCCTGGCCCGGGGTGGCGGAGATGGAGCCGGCCGACGTCGCGCGCGTCCTGGGTGTGTACGCGCAGCGGGTCATCACCCCGCGCGGCTCGACGGCCGTGTCCGGGCTGGAGCTGATGACCGCGCTGCGCCCGCCCACCCGGGCGGTGCAGGACCCGCAGACGGGGAACTGGGTGCCCGGCCACAACCCCGGCTCGCTGGGCACGGAGCCGCTGGATCCGGCGCCGCCGGAGGCCACCCCCGAGCACCCCGTGGTCGTCGACAGCGGCTGGAGCGGCGGGTTCCTGAACGAGGAGGCGTATCAGTGGGTGCGCGACGTCAGCCTGCTGAGCGATGAGGAGTGCACTTTGCCGTACGCGGTGGGCCTGGACCTGAATACCGCGTTCCTCGCCGCCGCGGCCCGTCTGGTGGTCGGCCTGTCCGCGCCCGACCACTTCGTTGGCCCGGTGTTCAACCCGAAGATCCCCGGCTCCTGGCTGGTCGACCTGTCCCACGTCGAGGTCGACCCGCGGCTGCCCTCCCCGTTCACCCCGGACGGCACCCGGCCGACCGGGCCTGCCTGGTACCAGACCCACACCGTCGCCTACGCCCAGGAACTCGGCTACAACGTCACCCCGTTGGAGGGGTACCTGCGGCGCGAGACCGGCGCCTACCTGGACCCCTGGCACGACCGCCTCAAGGCCGCCTACGTCGACACCCTCGCCGACCTCGGCGTCACCAAGGAGCTCACGGACGTGGAGTTTCTGGCGGCGATGGAGCGGCACAAGGACGCCGACCCGGCCATGGCGGCCGTCCTGGCTGCGATCAAGGCCACAGTGAAGGGCGGCATCGGCAAGCTCCGCGAACGCCCCCAGGGCAGGAAGTACAAGGAGGGCGAACGGTGGCCGGCCCTTGAGCGGCCGACCTGGCGACCCGACATCCGCGCCGCCGTCATCTCCAAGGCCCGCATCAACATGCACCGCAAACTGCGCAACATGGCCACCATGACCGGCCTGTATCCGCTGGCCGTACTCTCCGACTGCGTCGTCTACCCCTCCCCCGGCGACAGCCCGCTCGCCTTCCTGCCGTATGCCGCCTCCGGCAAGCCCCAGCCCGGCGGCTTCCGCCTCGGGCCCACCCCGGGCCTGGCGAAGCTGGAGGGCGTGCAGTCGATGCTGTGGGCGGTCGACCTCATGGAGCAGGGCTACAACCCCGCCCGCCACATCAAGGGCGGCGACGCCGTCCTGGACGAAGGAGAGTAG
- a CDS encoding DUF308 domain-containing protein, translating into MTQTTVTSAASTTAATTPSGLRSLHLIRVVFSLIWVALVFTTSASLVSTDRPTVIAAVLLIVYPLWDAIATLIERRLAGTGSTNRVSTINMALGLATTLAMIIAVFSTIGTALLVFGVWALFAGAIQLVVAIRRRRTVGAQWPMVISGGQSVLAGATVAAMSASATSSLSTLAGYSAFGAFWFLVSVIALSMRSRREKR; encoded by the coding sequence ATGACCCAGACCACCGTCACTTCGGCAGCTTCGACGACGGCCGCGACGACGCCCTCCGGGCTCCGATCGCTCCACCTGATCCGAGTCGTCTTCTCCCTGATCTGGGTGGCACTGGTCTTCACGACCTCCGCCTCGCTCGTCTCGACGGACAGGCCCACAGTGATCGCGGCCGTGCTGCTCATCGTCTACCCCCTGTGGGACGCCATCGCCACGCTCATCGAGCGTCGCCTGGCCGGCACCGGCTCCACGAACCGCGTCAGCACCATCAACATGGCTCTCGGTCTCGCCACCACCCTCGCAATGATCATCGCTGTCTTCTCCACCATCGGTACGGCCCTTCTCGTGTTCGGCGTCTGGGCCCTGTTTGCTGGAGCGATCCAGCTTGTCGTAGCGATCCGACGCCGGCGCACCGTCGGCGCCCAGTGGCCCATGGTCATCAGCGGCGGACAGTCCGTCCTCGCCGGTGCCACCGTCGCTGCCATGTCCGCCTCGGCGACGAGCAGCCTGTCCACCCTCGCCGGATACTCGGCCTTCGGTGCCTTCTGGTTCCTTGTCTCTGTCATCGCCCTGAGCATGCGCAGCCGACGCGAAAAGCGTTGA